The following proteins come from a genomic window of Lolium rigidum isolate FL_2022 chromosome 5, APGP_CSIRO_Lrig_0.1, whole genome shotgun sequence:
- the LOC124654681 gene encoding uncharacterized protein LOC124654681 gives MPSTGSLESRATLAPGSKRNRRGTSTTAPTLGVTTRSRSQSARTKLDGAGEADGCRKRKLGGRVSPERSKKGKSILEHSQESLSWMDDDDDDDGGSSAVSSPIRVPYKPEETNCDSELAKVYRQFYQKVVRHNELPTLYADHPPNFLVDDSTLLHIREPARKMVLRAAQFVVGISSSIDGEPLAQCSGFWIDFDNESRTGTVVTTALLIRTKHPTHDPWFCKDQYASDAKVNVHLRGYITVEGDLLYYQKHYNLAFLRIRVEKDQSVQLSLPSYSDNVECAQDIFELGRDKHSDLLINHGRVEYSNPTKCERHHHMYIQGPQRDRMYDKGGPVVDLDGKVVGMICNYSRASFIPSSILLKCFHLWRNFRRIPRPHLGLQFNAISLLNPAHAEQISVVCGVDEGLVVQEVSGDSAAEKCGIRIGDVIECINGKSIPTTVELENMLLSIIEKSGDGLNSDLDLKIQVYCTRRNVRRVKVLTVNVSDDGEYCVPYCMPLPAGCVVTRPRNSPHRVSPGQNSVTPNEELSTRRKERR, from the exons ATGCCGTCGACGGGGTCTCTGGAATCCAGGGCAACCCTTGCGCCCGGCAGCAAGCGGAACAGGCGCGGGACCTCAACCACCGCACCCACGTTGGGGGTGACGACCCGCTCGAGGTCCCAATCGGCAAGGACCAAGCTTGATGGGGCCGGCGAGGCGGATGGGTGCAGGAAAAGGAAGCTTGGTGGGAGAGTATCACCGGAGAGGTCCAAGAAAGGGAAAAGCATCCTCGAGCACAGCCAGGAAAGTCTAAGTTGgatggacgatgatgatgatgacgatggcgGCTCATCTGCAGTCAGCTCTCCAATTCGCGTGCCTTACAAGCCCGAGGAAACCAACTGCGACAGCGAGTTAGCCAAGGTTTACAGGCAGTTCTACCAAAAAGTAG TTCGGCATAATGAATTGCCCACGCTTTATGCCGATCACCCTCCAAATTTCCTGGTCGATGATTCGACGCTTCTTCACATCCGTGAGCCTGCAAGGAAGATGGTGCTTCGTGCGGCTCAATTTGTCGTTGGGATTTCATCCTCGATTG ATGGTGAGCCGCTAGCACAGTGTTCTGGTTTCTGGATTGATTTCGATAATGAGAGCAGAACTGGTACCGTTGTGACGACGGCACTTCTTATTCGCACAAAGCATCCAACACATGATCCTTGGTTTTGCAAAGACCAGTATGCTTCTGATGCTAAG GTTAATGTCCACTTGCGGGGTTACATCACTGTAGAGGGTGACCTGCTCTACTACCAGAAGCACTACAATCTTGCTTTCTTGAGAATTAGAGTGGAAAAGGATCAATCTGTTCAGTTATCCTTACCCTCTTATAGTGATAATgtggaatgtgctcaagacatttTTGAGCTTGGAAGAGATAAACATTCCGATTTACTGATAAATCATGGTAGAGTGGAATATTCAAACCCAACCAAGTGTGAGCGGCATCACCATATGTACATTCAAGGGCCACAGCGAGATCGTATG TATGATAAAGGAGGTCCTGTCGTTGACTTAGACGGGAAGGTTGTGGGAATGATCTGCAATTATTCAAGAGCGTCCTTCATACCTTCATCAATTCTACTCAAGTGCTTTCATCTGTGGAGAAACTTCCG GCGCATCCCTCGTCCGCACCTTGGATTGCAATTTAATGCCATCAGCCTTCTAAACCCTGCTCATGCTGAGCAGATATCGGTAGTGTGCGGGGTTGATGAGGGTCTTGTTGTTCAAGAG GTGTCTGGAGACTCTGCTGCCGAAAAATGTGGAATCCGAATTGGAGACGTTATTGAATGTATCAATGGTAAAAGTATTCCTACTACTGTGGAG TTGGAAAACATGCTGCTGAGCATAATCGAGAAGAGTGGAGATGGCCTTAATTCTGATCTGGATTTGAAG ATTCAGGTATACTGCACGCGTAGGAATGTTAGGAGAGTCAAAGTATTAACTGTGAATGTATCTGACGACGGTGAATATTGTGTACCATATTGTATGCCACTACCAG CTGGGTGTGTGGTCACTCGACCCAGGAACTCACCTCACCGAGTGAGCCCAG GTCAGAATTCTGTTACGCCAAATGAGGAGTTGAGCACaaggaggaaggagaggaggtag